The following proteins are encoded in a genomic region of Methylibium petroleiphilum PM1:
- a CDS encoding glycoside hydrolase family 16 protein, giving the protein MNNRRLLTARLAVMAAAATCGPGLLTACAQQPQGGSVAASVPSQPVAPVRESGYRLVKNWDFKTLIRDDAALRKEFFTRYIFANGTLDHVNDEWSRYRDNNNHVFTDTGLSLVARAPGELKPGKVESGMLRSRWSGQYGVYEIRMKAPPGRGTWPAFWLNPQDQTWPPEIDVVEIVNNGDGGTRRSFHFLHGVGTKNAKQRVSRLDAQKTYVPGTDFAEQFHVFSVEWTPDSVRHYVDGVLVTDRDYLWVHNDGRDAGAAHVLVNLAIGGNWPGPPNAASMPASLEIDYIRVWQR; this is encoded by the coding sequence ATGAACAACCGCCGCCTTCTCACCGCCCGACTGGCCGTGATGGCCGCTGCGGCCACCTGCGGACCCGGCCTGCTGACGGCCTGCGCGCAACAGCCGCAGGGCGGCAGCGTGGCCGCCAGCGTGCCCAGCCAGCCGGTCGCGCCGGTGCGCGAATCGGGCTACAGGCTGGTGAAGAACTGGGACTTCAAGACGCTGATCCGTGACGACGCCGCATTGCGCAAGGAGTTCTTCACCCGCTACATCTTCGCCAACGGCACGCTCGATCACGTGAACGACGAGTGGAGCCGCTATCGCGACAACAACAACCACGTCTTCACCGACACCGGCCTGTCGCTGGTGGCCCGTGCACCCGGCGAACTGAAGCCCGGCAAGGTGGAGAGCGGCATGCTGCGTTCGCGCTGGAGCGGCCAGTACGGTGTGTACGAGATCCGCATGAAGGCGCCACCGGGTCGCGGCACCTGGCCCGCGTTCTGGCTCAACCCGCAGGACCAGACCTGGCCACCCGAGATCGACGTGGTGGAGATCGTGAACAACGGCGACGGCGGCACGCGGCGCAGCTTCCACTTCCTGCACGGCGTGGGCACCAAGAACGCGAAGCAGCGCGTCAGCAGGCTCGACGCGCAGAAGACCTATGTGCCGGGCACCGATTTCGCCGAACAGTTCCACGTGTTCTCGGTCGAGTGGACACCCGACAGCGTGCGCCACTACGTGGACGGGGTGCTGGTGACCGACCGCGACTACCTCTGGGTGCACAACGACGGCCGGGACGCCGGTGCGGCCCATGTGCTGGTCAACCTGGCCATCGGCGGCAACTGGCCCGGCCCGCCGAACGCCGCGTCGATGCCGGCCAGCCTCGAGATCGACTACATCCGCGTCTGGCAGCGCTGA
- a CDS encoding glycosyltransferase family 2 protein, protein MPVEPSASPAAATRVLLVIPTLNEAAHIDGLLAGLLADPPSSASWRIVVVDGGSTDGTVDKVKSVAAQQPAVQWLHNPARIQSAALNLAARQFGREADVLIRCDAHAVYPAGFCQRLLDTLARSGADAVVVPMDSIGHGCLERAVAWVSNSPVGTGGSAHRGGHRSGFVDHGHHAAFRMDMFRRAGGYDESFTHNEDAELDCRQRALGARIYLDADIRLGYHPRSSLPALARQYFRYGAGRSRTARRHPGSLRLRQLAVPAHLLLSVLAVAISPWFAGLLAWPAFYVGVLLLTSLLMAVRHRSACGLLAGVAAATMHTAWALGFLSGLVGRREQAWQPVLAAPLWPAETRAPA, encoded by the coding sequence ATGCCTGTCGAACCTTCTGCCTCGCCGGCCGCCGCAACCCGCGTCCTGCTCGTGATCCCCACGCTCAACGAGGCGGCCCACATCGACGGCCTGCTCGCAGGGCTGCTGGCGGATCCGCCGAGCTCTGCGAGCTGGCGCATCGTCGTCGTCGACGGCGGCAGCACCGATGGCACCGTCGACAAGGTCAAGTCCGTGGCAGCGCAGCAACCCGCGGTGCAGTGGCTGCACAACCCGGCGCGCATCCAGAGCGCGGCGCTCAACCTTGCGGCGCGGCAGTTCGGCCGCGAGGCCGACGTGCTGATCCGCTGCGACGCCCACGCCGTCTACCCCGCCGGCTTCTGCCAGCGCCTGCTCGATACCCTGGCCCGTTCTGGCGCCGATGCGGTGGTGGTGCCCATGGATTCCATCGGCCACGGCTGCCTTGAGCGCGCCGTGGCCTGGGTGTCCAATTCGCCGGTCGGCACCGGCGGCTCGGCGCATCGCGGCGGCCACCGCAGCGGCTTTGTCGACCATGGCCATCACGCCGCATTCCGCATGGACATGTTCCGCCGTGCCGGGGGCTACGACGAGAGCTTCACGCACAACGAGGACGCCGAGCTCGACTGCCGGCAGCGCGCCCTCGGTGCCCGCATCTACCTGGACGCCGACATCCGCCTCGGCTACCACCCGCGCAGCAGCCTGCCGGCGCTGGCGCGTCAGTACTTCCGCTACGGCGCCGGACGCTCGCGCACTGCGCGCCGCCACCCGGGCTCGCTGCGCCTGCGGCAGCTTGCCGTGCCCGCGCATCTGCTGCTGTCGGTGCTGGCTGTCGCGATTAGTCCCTGGTTCGCCGGGCTGCTGGCGTGGCCGGCGTTCTACGTCGGCGTGCTGCTGCTCACGTCGCTGCTGATGGCGGTGCGGCACCGCTCGGCCTGCGGCCTGCTGGCCGGCGTGGCTGCCGCCACCATGCACACGGCCTGGGCGCTGGGCTTCCTGTCGGGTCTGGTGGGCCGGCGCGAGCAGGCCTGGCAGCCGGTGCTGGCCGCCCCCCTGTGGCCCGCTGAAACGAGAGCCCCCGCCTGA
- a CDS encoding exosortase C-terminal domain/associated protein EpsI, with protein sequence MSAALTTPTASAGARAGLSWRSSLAVFLLMLLAAVAAWQLTPRALPGAAGAGPLPQLELAVPPVIGEWRLVPSLREQVDLAVDRDGERLISQPYDQTLLRTYQNVRGEQILLAVAYTRQQSQEVKVHRPEVCYTAVGFEVLSLDPARLGVAAAGTQPVDGMRMVARSMHHTEAVSYWIRMGGIYSQNAFDTRLHLLAEGLQGRLRDGALVRASRIVADPREAAAAYPQIERFLSEFTAALTPEVRALLLL encoded by the coding sequence ATGAGCGCGGCCCTGACGACGCCCACGGCATCGGCGGGCGCCCGCGCGGGCCTGTCCTGGCGTTCGAGCCTCGCCGTGTTCCTGCTGATGCTGCTGGCCGCCGTGGCGGCCTGGCAGCTCACGCCTCGCGCGCTGCCGGGCGCGGCGGGCGCGGGTCCGCTGCCGCAACTCGAACTGGCGGTGCCCCCGGTCATCGGCGAGTGGCGGCTCGTGCCCTCGCTGCGAGAGCAGGTCGATCTGGCGGTCGACCGCGACGGCGAACGGCTCATCAGCCAACCCTATGACCAGACCCTGCTGCGCACCTACCAGAACGTGCGCGGGGAACAGATCCTGCTCGCGGTGGCCTACACCCGGCAGCAGAGCCAGGAGGTCAAGGTGCACCGGCCCGAGGTCTGCTACACGGCCGTCGGCTTCGAGGTGCTGTCGCTCGATCCGGCCCGCCTGGGTGTGGCGGCCGCAGGCACGCAGCCCGTCGACGGCATGCGCATGGTGGCGCGCAGCATGCACCACACCGAGGCCGTCAGCTACTGGATCCGCATGGGCGGCATCTACAGCCAGAACGCGTTCGACACCCGCCTGCACCTGCTGGCCGAGGGGCTGCAGGGCCGCCTGCGCGACGGCGCGCTGGTGCGTGCCTCACGCATCGTCGCTGACCCGCGCGAAGCAGCGGCGGCCTATCCGCAGATCGAGCGCTTCCTGTCCGAGTTCACTGCAGCGTTGACGCCCGAGGTGCGCGCGCTCCTGCTCCTCTGA
- a CDS encoding glycosyltransferase: protein MNPSTLNVLLVDPSLFTAPYDAALTEGLLAAGVQPTWAVRPTRKGDRPELPEAHVDAFFYKVIDEAPGLPRALRALAKGLSHAIGLLQLCRRVVVRRPAVVHFQWVVVPPLDTLAILFIRMRCPVVLTVHDTVPFNGERMSLLQNLAFDLPIKLADRVIVHTLAGRERLVKRGVSASKLAVIPHGPLRLQATPSPAGLRRDDPRWSFVLFGEIKPYKGLDVLIEAVARLPADVRRQSRFIVAGRPRMDLAPLQARIAELKLDDAIELRPQRLSEQEMADLFAQAHAFVFPYRQIDASGVYYLVKSLGKWMIASRVGIFAEDLQHGTQGALVPPEDIGALSTALADAVIHRSMPRPLPPGSTWAGIGVTTRVLYQQAIDARSASARPPKVQPQPPAQ from the coding sequence ATGAACCCGTCCACCTTGAACGTTCTGCTGGTCGATCCCTCGCTGTTCACCGCACCCTACGACGCGGCGCTCACCGAAGGCCTGCTTGCGGCCGGCGTGCAGCCCACGTGGGCCGTGCGGCCCACACGCAAGGGCGACCGCCCCGAGCTCCCCGAGGCCCACGTCGACGCCTTCTTCTACAAGGTCATCGACGAGGCCCCGGGCCTGCCGCGTGCGCTGCGTGCCCTGGCCAAGGGCCTGTCGCACGCGATCGGCCTGCTGCAGCTGTGCCGGCGCGTGGTGGTGCGCCGCCCGGCGGTCGTGCACTTCCAGTGGGTGGTGGTGCCGCCGCTCGACACGCTGGCCATCCTGTTCATCCGCATGCGCTGCCCGGTCGTTCTGACCGTGCACGATACGGTGCCCTTCAACGGCGAGCGCATGTCGCTGCTGCAGAACCTGGCGTTCGACCTGCCCATCAAGCTGGCCGACCGCGTGATCGTGCACACCCTGGCCGGCCGCGAGCGGCTGGTGAAGCGCGGCGTGTCCGCCAGCAAGCTGGCCGTGATCCCGCACGGCCCGCTGCGCCTGCAGGCCACGCCGTCGCCGGCCGGCCTGCGGCGCGACGACCCGCGCTGGAGCTTCGTGCTGTTCGGCGAGATCAAGCCCTACAAGGGGCTCGACGTGCTGATCGAGGCAGTGGCCCGCCTGCCGGCCGATGTGCGCCGCCAGTCGCGCTTCATCGTGGCCGGTCGGCCGCGCATGGACCTCGCGCCGCTGCAGGCCCGCATCGCGGAGCTGAAGCTCGACGATGCGATCGAGCTGCGCCCCCAGCGCCTCTCGGAACAGGAGATGGCCGACCTGTTCGCCCAGGCCCATGCCTTCGTGTTCCCCTACCGCCAGATCGACGCCAGCGGCGTGTACTACCTCGTCAAGTCGCTCGGCAAGTGGATGATCGCCAGCCGCGTCGGCATCTTTGCCGAAGACCTGCAGCACGGCACGCAGGGCGCGCTGGTGCCGCCCGAAGACATCGGCGCACTGTCCACGGCGCTGGCCGACGCGGTGATCCACCGCTCCATGCCGCGACCCCTGCCGCCCGGCAGCACCTGGGCCGGCATCGGCGTCACGACGCGGGTGCTGTACCAGCAGGCCATCGACGCACGCTCCGCAAGCGCCCGGCCTCCCAAGGTCCAACCGCAGCCGCCGGCGCAATGA